A single Sphingopyxis chilensis DNA region contains:
- the hutI gene encoding imidazolonepropionase — MAHRRETVQMEQRWTNARIATMADDELGLIDDGVIAAKDGRIVYAGPAGGAPTSEAHIHDCQGRLITPGLIDCHTHLVHGGNRANEWAMRLEGATYEEIARAGGGIVSTMRATREASEDDLVESALPRLDALIAEGVTTIEIKSGYGLSTADELKMLRAARALGRRRAIRIEPTFLGAHALPPEYKGDSDAYIDLVVGEMMPAAASLATAVDAFCEGIGFSPAQCERVIEAAKAHGLAVKLHAEQLSALHGSALAAKFGALSADHLEHATDDDIGAMAVAGTVAVLLPGAYYFMRETQLPPIAAMRRHGVRIALATDNNPGTSPTTSLLLMLNMGATLFGLTVVEALRGVTVNAAAALGLAAEIGTLEAGKACDLAIWDVTAPAELVYRIGFNPLHQRIKDGQ; from the coding sequence ATGGCGCATCGGCGCGAGACTGTCCAGATGGAGCAACGCTGGACGAACGCCCGAATCGCGACGATGGCCGATGACGAGCTCGGCTTGATTGACGACGGCGTGATCGCCGCGAAGGACGGCCGGATCGTCTATGCGGGGCCGGCGGGCGGCGCGCCGACGAGCGAAGCCCATATCCATGACTGCCAGGGTCGGCTGATCACACCCGGCCTGATCGACTGCCACACGCACCTGGTCCACGGCGGCAACCGCGCGAACGAATGGGCGATGCGGCTCGAGGGTGCGACTTATGAGGAGATTGCCCGCGCCGGCGGCGGCATCGTCTCGACGATGCGCGCGACGCGTGAGGCGAGCGAAGACGACCTCGTCGAAAGCGCCCTGCCCCGCCTAGATGCGCTGATCGCCGAGGGCGTCACGACAATCGAAATCAAGTCGGGTTATGGCCTTTCGACCGCCGATGAATTGAAGATGCTGCGCGCGGCGCGCGCCTTGGGCCGGCGCCGGGCGATCCGCATCGAGCCGACCTTCCTCGGCGCGCACGCGCTGCCCCCAGAATATAAAGGCGACAGCGACGCCTATATCGACCTCGTGGTGGGCGAGATGATGCCGGCCGCCGCATCGCTCGCCACCGCGGTCGATGCGTTCTGCGAAGGCATCGGCTTTTCGCCGGCGCAATGCGAGCGGGTGATCGAAGCGGCAAAGGCGCACGGCCTTGCGGTCAAGCTCCACGCCGAACAATTGTCGGCGCTCCACGGCAGCGCGCTCGCCGCAAAGTTCGGCGCGCTGTCGGCCGATCATCTCGAACATGCCACCGACGACGATATTGGCGCCATGGCGGTAGCCGGTACGGTCGCGGTGCTGCTGCCCGGTGCCTATTATTTCATGCGCGAGACCCAATTGCCGCCGATCGCAGCGATGCGCCGCCACGGCGTGCGGATCGCGCTGGCGACCGACAACAATCCCGGCACCTCGCCGACGACCTCGCTGCTGCTGATGCTCAACATGGGCGCGACCTTGTTCGGGCTGACGGTGGTCGAGGCGTTGCGCGGGGTGACGGTCAACGCCGCCGCCGCGCTCGGGCTCGCTGCTGAAATCGGAACGCTCGAAGCGGGAAAGGCCTGCGACCTGGCGATCTGGGACGTCACCGCCCCCGCCGAGCTGGTTTACCGTATCGGCTTCAACCCACTGCACCAACGTATCAAGGACGGACAATGA
- a CDS encoding glutathione S-transferase family protein, with product MIRLYASEMSGNAHKVRMALAILGLGWDERATDAAARKTDAFLALNPMAQIPVYVEGDFILRDSQAILAYLAARHRPGDWDGRTPEERGAIMIWLSHAANEIFNGPALLRAERLFGWSVDRERATAVADRILPVVEAHLEGRDWLVGDRLTVADLAASPYLALAPDGGIDLGQWPAIRDWTRRIAALPDFPAMPGWPAEGGA from the coding sequence ATGATCCGCCTTTATGCATCTGAAATGTCGGGCAACGCCCACAAGGTGCGGATGGCGCTCGCCATCCTCGGGCTCGGCTGGGATGAGCGGGCGACCGACGCCGCCGCGCGCAAGACCGACGCCTTCCTTGCGCTCAACCCGATGGCGCAGATCCCCGTTTATGTCGAAGGCGACTTCATATTGCGCGACAGCCAGGCGATCCTTGCCTATCTCGCCGCGCGGCACCGGCCCGGCGACTGGGACGGGCGTACGCCCGAAGAGCGCGGCGCGATCATGATCTGGCTGTCGCATGCGGCAAACGAGATTTTCAATGGCCCCGCGCTGCTCCGCGCCGAACGGCTGTTCGGCTGGTCGGTCGACCGCGAGCGCGCGACAGCGGTCGCCGACCGCATCCTGCCGGTGGTCGAGGCCCATCTGGAAGGCCGCGACTGGCTCGTCGGCGACCGGCTGACCGTCGCCGACCTTGCGGCGAGCCCCTATCTCGCATTAGCGCCCGACGGCGGGATCGACCTTGGACAGTGGCCGGCGATCCGCGACTGGACGCGCCGGATCGCCGCGCTGCCCGATTTTCCCGCCATGCCCGGGTGGCCGGCCGAAGGAGGTGCATGA
- a CDS encoding formylglycine-generating enzyme family protein produces MTRSTLFPVLGAAALIGLVSACGDGDAGTDKMVAATPRKCPAIADTPVKLAGGTFEMGEDDVYAEEGPVRETSVSGFWIDPHEVTNRQFAEFVAATGYVTVAEKPVDPKQFQVPADQIPPDMLKAGSAVFTPPDFPSNNYADWWKYVPGANWKKPYGPTGPDQVPNEPVVHLAWDDMVAYAKWAGGRIPTEAEWEYAASAGKRSRNVQPAEANSWQGAFPNYNAESDGFKGVAPVGCYQPNANGLYDMVGNVWEVTSDFFRPGHDPADTDNPKGPGENNAYDPLNPGMPSRTVKGGSYLCAPNYCQRYRPASRQGRDPGLGTSNVGFRLAYDSAPAG; encoded by the coding sequence ATGACCCGTTCGACGCTGTTTCCGGTCCTGGGCGCCGCCGCGCTGATCGGACTCGTGTCGGCGTGCGGCGATGGCGACGCGGGCACGGACAAAATGGTCGCCGCGACCCCGCGCAAATGCCCCGCGATCGCCGACACGCCGGTGAAGCTCGCGGGCGGGACTTTCGAAATGGGCGAGGACGATGTCTATGCCGAGGAAGGCCCGGTCCGCGAAACCAGCGTATCGGGTTTCTGGATCGACCCGCACGAGGTCACCAATCGCCAGTTTGCCGAATTCGTGGCAGCTACCGGCTATGTCACCGTCGCCGAAAAGCCTGTCGATCCCAAGCAGTTCCAGGTGCCCGCCGACCAGATTCCGCCCGATATGCTGAAAGCAGGCTCGGCGGTGTTCACGCCGCCCGATTTCCCGTCGAACAATTACGCCGACTGGTGGAAATATGTGCCCGGCGCGAACTGGAAAAAACCTTATGGTCCGACGGGCCCCGACCAGGTGCCGAACGAGCCTGTCGTCCATCTCGCTTGGGACGATATGGTCGCCTACGCCAAATGGGCGGGCGGGCGCATTCCGACCGAGGCCGAATGGGAATATGCGGCGAGCGCGGGCAAACGGTCGAGGAATGTCCAGCCCGCCGAAGCAAACAGCTGGCAGGGCGCCTTTCCCAACTACAATGCCGAAAGCGACGGGTTCAAAGGCGTCGCGCCGGTCGGCTGCTATCAACCCAACGCCAACGGGCTTTACGATATGGTCGGCAATGTCTGGGAGGTTACATCCGATTTCTTCCGGCCGGGGCATGATCCCGCCGACACGGACAATCCCAAGGGGCCTGGCGAAAACAACGCCTATGATCCGCTCAACCCCGGTATGCCGTCGCGCACGGTGAAGGGCGGCAGCTATCTGTGTGCTCCCAATTATTGCCAGCGCTATCGTCCCGCCTCGCGACAGGGTCGTGATCCGGGATTGGGGACCAGCAATGTCGGCTTTCGCCTCGCCTATGACAGCGCGCCCGCCGGTTGA
- a CDS encoding LysR family transcriptional regulator: MDRLTTLEMFVAVASEGGFAAAARKLGSSPPAVTRGIAALEARLGTRLFYRSTRAVALTDPGAAFLEQARRILAELADAERELRGAEAEPRGHLHLTAPVMFGRLHVLPVVGALMAQHRDLGVRMMLIDRNVRIVEEGIDVAVRIGPLADSTLKAKRIGWVRQMLVASPAYLARRGAPATIEQLAGHELIGTMGPRWTTEWQFASRRWRLDAPPRLVVNSVDGTLAAAEAGLGIANLLSYQLAEAVDAGRLISLLADEAPPPLPVHLLFEPSRAGLPSVRSFVAAMETRMRMAGLD, from the coding sequence TTGGACCGGCTCACTACCCTCGAAATGTTTGTCGCGGTCGCGAGCGAGGGCGGCTTTGCCGCCGCGGCGCGCAAGCTTGGCAGCTCCCCGCCCGCAGTAACGCGCGGTATCGCAGCGCTCGAGGCGCGGCTCGGGACGCGGCTGTTCTACCGCTCGACCCGCGCGGTCGCGCTGACCGATCCGGGCGCGGCCTTTCTGGAGCAGGCGCGGCGCATTCTCGCCGAGCTGGCGGACGCCGAGCGCGAGTTGCGCGGTGCCGAAGCCGAACCGCGCGGGCACCTCCACCTGACCGCTCCGGTGATGTTCGGGCGGTTGCATGTGCTGCCGGTGGTCGGCGCGCTGATGGCGCAGCACCGCGATCTTGGGGTGCGGATGATGCTGATCGACCGCAATGTGCGGATCGTCGAGGAGGGGATCGACGTCGCGGTGCGGATCGGGCCACTCGCCGATTCGACGCTGAAGGCAAAGCGGATCGGCTGGGTGCGCCAGATGCTCGTCGCCAGCCCCGCCTATCTGGCGCGCCGCGGGGCGCCGGCGACAATCGAGCAATTGGCGGGCCATGAGCTGATCGGAACGATGGGGCCGCGCTGGACGACCGAATGGCAGTTCGCATCGCGGCGATGGCGGCTCGACGCGCCGCCGCGGCTCGTCGTCAACAGTGTCGACGGGACGCTCGCGGCGGCCGAGGCAGGGCTCGGGATCGCGAACCTCCTCTCCTACCAGCTCGCCGAGGCGGTGGATGCGGGGCGGCTGATTTCGTTGCTGGCGGACGAAGCGCCGCCGCCGCTGCCGGTCCACCTGTTGTTCGAGCCGTCGCGCGCGGGCTTGCCGTCGGTGAGATCGTTCGTCGCGGCGATGGAAACGCGGATGCGGATGGCGGGGCTGGATTGA
- the hutH gene encoding histidine ammonia-lyase: MIITPGAMTLADWRAIYEGASAALNAEAWDAIDASAAAVARIVAKGDPVYGINTGFGKLASVRIASDDLATLQRNIVLSHAAGTGASSPTPVVRLMMALKLASFGVGASGVRRETVAMLEAMLAKGLTPVVPSQGSVGASGDLAPLSHMATAMIGVGEIEVAGERVAAADALAKAGLAPLDLGPKEGLALLNGTQFSTANALAGLFRAETIFHSALITGALSTEAAKGSDAPFDARIHALRGHAGQREVGDALRTLMAGSAIRASHAIDDPRVQDPYCLRCQPQVMGAVLDLLRQAATTLRIEANGVSDNPLIFAGAGPFGDEALSGGNFHAEPVAFAADMIAMALCEIGSIAERRIAMLVDPALSGLPAFLTPRPGLNSGFMIPQVTAAALVSENKQRAYPASVDSIPTSANQEDHVSMAAHGARRLLDMADNTSAVIGIELLAACQGIDFHAPLKSSDAIEAAHQHLRAEVPTLEDDRHFHPDMEAATALVRSGSLVAAVPASLPGLG; encoded by the coding sequence ATGATCATCACCCCCGGCGCGATGACGCTCGCCGACTGGCGTGCCATCTATGAAGGCGCGAGCGCGGCGCTCAATGCCGAGGCGTGGGATGCGATCGATGCGAGCGCCGCCGCGGTGGCACGCATCGTTGCCAAGGGCGATCCGGTCTATGGCATCAACACCGGCTTTGGAAAGCTGGCGAGCGTGCGCATCGCGAGCGACGATCTGGCGACGCTCCAGCGCAACATCGTGCTCAGCCATGCTGCGGGCACCGGTGCTTCCTCCCCTACCCCTGTCGTTCGGCTGATGATGGCATTGAAGCTCGCGAGCTTTGGCGTCGGCGCATCGGGGGTGCGGCGCGAAACGGTGGCGATGCTTGAGGCGATGCTGGCGAAGGGGCTGACCCCCGTTGTGCCGTCGCAGGGCTCGGTCGGTGCGAGCGGCGATCTTGCGCCGCTGTCGCACATGGCCACGGCGATGATCGGCGTCGGCGAGATCGAGGTCGCGGGCGAACGCGTCGCTGCGGCCGACGCGCTGGCGAAGGCCGGCCTCGCGCCGCTCGACCTTGGCCCAAAGGAAGGCCTCGCGCTCCTCAACGGCACGCAATTTTCGACCGCCAACGCGCTCGCGGGGCTGTTCCGCGCCGAAACCATCTTCCACTCGGCGCTGATCACCGGCGCGCTGTCGACCGAGGCCGCCAAGGGCTCCGACGCGCCGTTCGACGCGCGCATCCACGCATTGCGCGGCCATGCCGGCCAGCGCGAGGTCGGCGATGCACTGCGCACCCTGATGGCGGGATCGGCGATCCGCGCCTCGCACGCCATCGACGATCCGCGCGTGCAAGACCCCTATTGCCTCCGCTGCCAGCCGCAGGTGATGGGAGCCGTGCTCGACCTGTTACGTCAAGCGGCAACGACGCTGCGCATCGAGGCGAACGGCGTCTCCGACAACCCGCTGATCTTCGCCGGCGCTGGTCCGTTTGGGGACGAAGCGCTGTCGGGCGGCAATTTCCACGCCGAGCCCGTCGCCTTCGCCGCCGACATGATCGCGATGGCGCTGTGCGAGATCGGCTCGATCGCCGAACGCCGCATCGCGATGCTCGTCGACCCAGCGCTGTCGGGCCTGCCCGCCTTCCTCACCCCGCGTCCCGGCCTCAATTCGGGCTTCATGATCCCGCAGGTCACCGCCGCGGCGCTCGTCAGCGAGAACAAGCAGCGCGCCTATCCCGCGAGCGTCGACTCGATACCGACTTCGGCGAACCAGGAGGACCATGTTTCGATGGCCGCGCACGGTGCGCGCCGCCTGCTCGACATGGCCGACAACACCAGTGCGGTGATCGGCATCGAACTGCTCGCGGCGTGCCAGGGGATCGACTTCCACGCCCCGCTCAAATCGAGTGACGCGATCGAAGCCGCACACCAGCATCTCCGCGCCGAAGTCCCGACGCTCGAAGACGACCGCCATTTCCACCCCGACATGGAGGCCGCGACCGCGCTGGTCCGATCGGGCAGCCTCGTCGCCGCGGTGCCCGCCAGCCTGCCGGGCCTCGGCTGA
- the hutG gene encoding N-formylglutamate deformylase produces MDWLRVHRGDAPLVIAFPHGGTDLAGLDEEFVSPWHAQIDTDWWIAELYAFAADLGATLVATDISRSVIDMNRDPSGASLYPGQATTELCPTTTFDGKPLYRFDQPDEAAITQRLNLYHRPYHEVLTAELDRLKAAHGKVVLYDAHSIRSHVPRLFEGELPQFNIGTNGGATSAPELETIVANICAASGRSHVVNGRFKGGWTTRHYGRPDDGIHAIQMELAQRGYMAEPEPITHANWPSPLDPNPAIRPVLEQVIAATLDFAKGRT; encoded by the coding sequence ATGGACTGGCTGCGCGTCCATCGCGGCGACGCGCCGCTTGTCATCGCCTTCCCGCATGGCGGAACCGATCTCGCGGGGCTCGACGAGGAGTTCGTGTCACCCTGGCATGCGCAGATCGACACCGACTGGTGGATCGCCGAGCTTTACGCCTTTGCCGCCGATCTGGGCGCGACACTGGTCGCGACCGATATTTCGCGCAGCGTGATCGACATGAACCGCGATCCCTCGGGTGCGTCGCTCTACCCCGGGCAGGCGACGACCGAGCTGTGCCCGACAACGACCTTCGACGGCAAACCGCTCTATCGCTTCGACCAGCCCGACGAAGCGGCGATCACCCAGCGGCTCAACCTCTATCATCGCCCCTATCATGAAGTCCTGACAGCGGAACTCGACCGCCTGAAAGCCGCGCACGGCAAGGTCGTCCTCTACGACGCGCACTCGATCCGCAGCCACGTCCCGCGCCTGTTCGAAGGCGAACTGCCCCAATTCAACATCGGCACCAACGGTGGCGCCACCTCAGCTCCCGAGCTCGAGACCATCGTCGCCAACATCTGTGCGGCGAGCGGTCGCAGCCATGTCGTCAACGGCCGCTTCAAGGGCGGCTGGACGACGCGCCACTACGGCCGCCCCGATGATGGCATCCACGCGATCCAGATGGAACTCGCGCAGCGCGGTTACATGGCCGAGCCCGAACCGATCACCCACGCCAACTGGCCCTCCCCCCTCGACCCCAACCCCGCGATCCGGCCCGTGCTGGAGCAAGTGATCGCCGCGACCCTCGATTTTGCGAAAGGACGAACATGA
- a CDS encoding pyridoxamine 5'-phosphate oxidase family protein — protein MAQNYRHTLFNDAVKALQERHGSRAAYVKMDAGADGTPDALTAKELGYIALRDSFYMASVTADGWPYMQHRGGPAGFLRHIAGNRIGFADYRGNKQYISTANLTGNDRVSLFLMDYPNRDRLKLVGHATIIELADDPAAVTALMPEGYRATPERAFFIDVIGWEWNCSQHITPRFTEAEISAAVRPMAAELNQLRAEIAALRAAEKGD, from the coding sequence ATGGCGCAAAATTACCGGCACACGCTTTTCAACGACGCGGTGAAGGCGCTGCAGGAGCGCCACGGCTCTCGCGCCGCCTATGTGAAGATGGACGCGGGCGCCGACGGCACCCCCGACGCGCTGACCGCCAAGGAGCTGGGTTATATCGCGCTTCGCGACAGCTTCTACATGGCGAGCGTCACCGCCGACGGCTGGCCCTATATGCAGCATCGCGGCGGCCCCGCGGGCTTCCTCCGCCATATCGCGGGCAATCGCATCGGTTTCGCCGATTATCGCGGCAACAAACAATATATCAGCACCGCGAACCTGACGGGCAACGACCGCGTCTCGCTCTTCCTGATGGACTATCCGAACCGCGACCGGCTGAAGCTCGTCGGACATGCGACAATCATCGAACTCGCCGATGACCCGGCCGCGGTCACGGCGTTGATGCCCGAGGGGTATCGCGCGACCCCCGAACGCGCCTTCTTCATCGATGTGATCGGGTGGGAATGGAATTGCTCGCAGCATATCACCCCGCGCTTCACCGAGGCGGAAATTTCCGCCGCGGTCCGTCCGATGGCGGCCGAACTCAACCAGCTGCGCGCCGAGATCGCCGCCCTGCGCGCGGCCGAAAAAGGAGACTGA
- a CDS encoding tautomerase family protein, translating to MPYVNIRITREGATPEQKAELIAGVTELLRGVLGKNPATTVVTIDEVDFENWGIGGLPVLDYRATQASKEQNP from the coding sequence ATGCCATACGTCAACATCCGTATCACCCGCGAAGGCGCGACCCCTGAGCAAAAGGCGGAGCTGATCGCCGGCGTCACCGAATTGCTCCGGGGCGTGCTCGGCAAGAACCCTGCGACTACCGTCGTCACCATCGACGAGGTCGATTTCGAAAATTGGGGAATCGGCGGTCTGCCCGTTCTCGACTATCGCGCGACGCAGGCATCTAAGGAGCAAAATCCATGA
- a CDS encoding UTRA domain-containing protein, with translation MNPARRIREEIAGAIRSGEWRPGDRVPTEQELAVRYACARATVSKALGELAASGLVERRRKAGTFVAHPPVHSAVMAVPDLAELIAARGEAYRWILSSSEAEDAGEAPCPGRVLRIEGVHMAGGEPFAIEGRSIALDEVPEAVEADFTKEAPGTWLLGHIPWTQARHVIRAVTPTRKEAGLLGVNAGTACLELDRTTWRAGRVVTHVRQLFRGDRFDLVAEFDAGP, from the coding sequence ATGAACCCGGCGCGGCGCATCCGCGAGGAGATCGCCGGCGCGATCCGCTCGGGCGAATGGCGCCCCGGCGATCGCGTGCCGACCGAACAGGAACTCGCCGTGCGCTACGCTTGCGCGCGCGCGACGGTGAGCAAGGCGCTCGGCGAGCTCGCCGCGTCGGGCCTTGTCGAGCGGCGGCGCAAGGCGGGCACTTTCGTCGCGCATCCTCCCGTTCATTCGGCGGTGATGGCGGTTCCCGATCTTGCCGAACTGATCGCCGCGCGCGGTGAGGCCTATCGTTGGATATTGTCCTCGAGCGAAGCCGAAGATGCGGGTGAGGCGCCATGCCCGGGCCGGGTGCTGCGGATCGAAGGCGTGCATATGGCAGGCGGCGAGCCGTTCGCGATCGAAGGCCGTTCGATCGCGCTTGATGAGGTCCCCGAGGCGGTCGAAGCCGATTTCACGAAAGAGGCGCCGGGAACGTGGCTGCTGGGCCATATCCCGTGGACGCAGGCACGCCATGTCATCCGCGCGGTGACGCCGACGCGAAAGGAGGCGGGCCTGTTGGGGGTGAATGCCGGCACCGCCTGCCTCGAACTCGATCGCACGACCTGGCGCGCGGGGCGCGTCGTCACCCACGTCCGGCAATTGTTTCGCGGTGATCGCTTCGATCTGGTCGCGGAGTTCGACGCCGGGCCGTGA
- a CDS encoding formimidoylglutamate deiminase: MASLWFERAWIGNRWERGVRLRIADGRIAAVEIGVAQEAGDERHRAGLPGLCNVHSHGFQRGMAGLSERRSRPDDNFWSWREIMYRFLDRLTPDDVAAITAQAYAEMLETGFTRVGEFHYLHRDPVGAAYADPAEMAGAVARASATTGIGLTLLPVFYAHGNFGAASPSPGQRRFLSNIDSFAALLDASRSKLAGDANMGIAPHSLRAVTPEELAALIKMSPAGPVHIHAAEQVKEVADCVDWSGARPVEWLLDNAGVDERWCLIHSTHLEESEVQRLAASGAVAGLCPITEGNLGDGIFPAVDYLAAGGRFGVGTDSNILVDAAQELRALEYSQRLAQRARALLASEEAPFVGANLFARALDGGAQALGVPAGLAVGHAADIVTLDLDHPSFAGADDATLLDRWIFAARTGAIDSVWRAGVKRVENGRHVDAEAIAAAYRTCIARLLA; encoded by the coding sequence ATGGCTTCGCTCTGGTTCGAACGCGCGTGGATCGGCAATCGCTGGGAAAGGGGCGTGCGGCTGCGCATCGCCGACGGCCGGATCGCCGCGGTAGAAATCGGCGTTGCGCAAGAAGCCGGGGATGAGCGCCACCGCGCCGGCCTGCCGGGCCTCTGCAATGTCCACAGCCACGGCTTCCAGCGCGGCATGGCGGGGCTGTCCGAGCGCCGCAGCCGGCCCGACGATAATTTCTGGAGCTGGCGCGAGATCATGTACCGCTTCCTCGACCGGCTGACGCCCGACGATGTAGCGGCGATTACCGCGCAGGCCTATGCCGAGATGCTCGAGACGGGTTTTACGCGTGTCGGCGAATTTCATTACCTGCACCGTGATCCGGTGGGCGCTGCTTATGCCGATCCCGCCGAAATGGCTGGCGCCGTGGCGCGGGCGAGCGCGACAACCGGAATCGGGCTGACGCTGCTGCCCGTCTTTTATGCGCACGGCAATTTCGGCGCGGCCTCGCCGAGCCCTGGGCAGCGTCGCTTTCTCAGCAATATCGACAGCTTCGCCGCGTTGCTCGACGCCTCCCGGTCCAAGCTGGCGGGCGACGCCAATATGGGCATTGCGCCGCACTCGCTGCGCGCGGTAACGCCTGAGGAGCTTGCGGCGCTCATCAAAATGTCGCCGGCGGGCCCGGTGCATATCCACGCCGCCGAACAGGTGAAGGAGGTCGCGGACTGCGTCGACTGGAGCGGCGCGCGGCCGGTCGAATGGCTGCTCGATAACGCCGGGGTCGACGAGCGCTGGTGCCTGATCCATTCGACGCACCTTGAGGAGAGCGAAGTCCAGCGCCTCGCCGCGAGCGGCGCGGTCGCCGGACTGTGTCCGATCACGGAAGGCAATCTGGGCGATGGTATCTTCCCGGCGGTCGATTATCTCGCCGCGGGCGGACGCTTTGGGGTTGGGACCGACAGCAACATCCTGGTCGATGCGGCACAGGAACTGCGCGCACTCGAATATTCGCAGCGCCTTGCGCAGCGCGCCCGCGCGTTGCTGGCGAGCGAAGAGGCGCCGTTCGTCGGCGCCAACCTGTTTGCGCGCGCGCTCGACGGTGGCGCGCAGGCGCTTGGTGTTCCGGCCGGGCTGGCTGTCGGTCATGCCGCCGATATCGTCACGCTCGACCTCGATCACCCGTCCTTCGCGGGCGCTGACGATGCGACGCTGCTCGATCGCTGGATTTTTGCGGCGCGCACGGGCGCGATCGACAGCGTTTGGCGCGCGGGCGTGAAGCGGGTGGAGAATGGGCGTCATGTCGATGCCGAGGCGATTGCTGCTGCCTATCGCACCTGCATCGCGCGGCTGCTCGCATGA
- a CDS encoding MFS transporter: MDKPRQGFAGLWNISFGFFGIQIGFALQNANMSRIFQSLGEDIEKLPGLWIAAPLTGLLVQPVIGHMSDRTWLGRLGRRRPYFLAGAILAAIALFVMPESPAIWFAAMMLWILDASLNVSMEPFRAFVGDMLGKDQHSVGYAVQTAFIGAGAVVGSLFPSLMEALGVANVAPPGQIPDTVRYAFWFGGLALFLAVLWTVVSTGEYSPEEMAAFEPPVAVNAPVVPTLASRSYAASIGWVIAGIAVAFVQVRFALLREVLLLGALLAGYGLASALAIMLARRGNDRNMLSSIVGDFAGMPTLMKRLALVQFFSWSALFIMWINTTPIVAQYHYGATDAASAAYQDASNWVGELFAIYNGVAAIAALTLLPWLSRRFGQARTHMIGLACGAVGYASFFLLRDPAQLIASEVFIGIFWASVLAMPYAILASSLPQAKLGIYMGLFNMFVVLPQLLVATVMGSIMQALFPGEPIYTMAFAAVTLLLALLAMTRVTGARDQPAGALS; this comes from the coding sequence ATGGACAAGCCGCGGCAGGGTTTCGCCGGCCTGTGGAATATCAGCTTCGGCTTTTTCGGTATCCAGATCGGCTTCGCGCTGCAGAATGCGAATATGAGCCGCATCTTCCAGTCGCTGGGCGAAGATATCGAGAAACTCCCCGGCCTGTGGATCGCCGCGCCGCTGACCGGGCTGCTGGTCCAGCCGGTCATCGGCCATATGAGCGACCGGACCTGGCTCGGTCGGCTCGGGCGCCGTCGTCCTTATTTTCTCGCCGGCGCGATCCTTGCCGCGATCGCGCTGTTTGTCATGCCCGAAAGCCCGGCGATCTGGTTCGCGGCGATGATGCTGTGGATCCTCGACGCCTCGCTCAACGTCTCGATGGAGCCCTTTCGCGCCTTCGTCGGAGACATGCTGGGCAAGGACCAGCATAGCGTGGGTTACGCCGTGCAGACGGCCTTCATCGGTGCCGGCGCGGTCGTCGGCTCGCTCTTTCCCAGCCTGATGGAAGCGTTGGGCGTCGCCAATGTCGCGCCGCCGGGGCAAATCCCCGACACGGTGCGCTATGCCTTCTGGTTCGGGGGGCTCGCGCTGTTCCTCGCGGTGCTGTGGACCGTCGTCTCGACGGGCGAATACAGCCCCGAGGAGATGGCGGCCTTCGAACCGCCGGTCGCCGTCAACGCGCCCGTCGTCCCCACGCTCGCTTCGCGCAGCTATGCCGCCAGCATCGGCTGGGTCATTGCGGGGATCGCCGTCGCTTTCGTGCAGGTCCGGTTCGCGCTGCTGCGCGAAGTGTTGCTGCTCGGCGCGCTGCTTGCAGGATATGGCCTCGCGAGCGCGCTGGCGATCATGCTGGCGCGCCGCGGAAACGACCGCAACATGCTATCGAGCATTGTCGGCGATTTTGCCGGCATGCCGACGCTGATGAAACGGCTCGCGCTCGTGCAATTCTTCAGCTGGTCGGCGCTGTTCATCATGTGGATCAACACCACGCCGATCGTCGCGCAATATCATTATGGCGCGACCGACGCCGCGAGCGCCGCCTATCAGGATGCGAGCAACTGGGTCGGCGAGCTGTTCGCCATCTATAACGGCGTCGCCGCCATCGCCGCGCTGACATTGCTTCCCTGGCTTTCGCGCCGCTTCGGGCAGGCGCGAACGCATATGATCGGGCTCGCCTGCGGCGCGGTCGGCTATGCGAGCTTCTTTCTGCTGCGCGACCCGGCGCAACTGATCGCGAGCGAGGTCTTCATCGGCATCTTCTGGGCGTCGGTGCTCGCCATGCCCTATGCGATCCTCGCGTCGAGCCTGCCGCAGGCGAAGCTCGGCATCTATATGGGCCTCTTCAACATGTTCGTCGTGCTGCCCCAATTGCTCGTCGCGACGGTGATGGGTTCGATCATGCAGGCCCTGTTTCCGGGCGAACCCATTTACACGATGGCATTCGCCGCGGTGACATTGCTGCTTGCGCTGCTTGCGATGACGCGCGTCACCGGTGCCCGGGATCAACCGGCGGGCGCGCTGTCATAG